A region of the Styela clava chromosome 1, kaStyClav1.hap1.2, whole genome shotgun sequence genome:
tgaatataccccctgcccatagatttcagtccctttacacaacttaatgtaaagtaagcgaacaaaattagtcacggtacctccatattgatacacacacttctggagcgccgataaATGGATATGCCAAATGATTTCTTTTCAAAGTCTGCCTAGCCTATCCAATTTACTTATACTAAAAAGGTGAcaacataaaatgaaaatcacTGTTCGCCATTGACAAATCATTAATACAAAATAggattattaataaattttaggAAGTGTTTACTTcaatatgtttttgttttttttatcgaaAATGTGATCTTAGAAAAGTACCTTGTGAGGAATAAAATATGGATCTTCATAGTCAGCTGTGTTAACAAGAGCAATTGCATTTTTCAGCAAATCTTTGCCAATACCAGCACCAATGTCATGGGAACAAGCATAAAAATGATCAGCTCCAGCAGATCTGCGCCAGTATGGATACCTTGGAATAAAATCTGATTAGTTACTATTCCATGATATTGCCCAGTCCTTATGATTCCTGGGTTTCAAATATTATAATCTCCTCAAgtacaaaaatattataagttGTCAGCTTTAGTTAGACCATTGTTCCTTTGTTTTTAGAAGCATATTATGTGGTTAAGAAAATTTCTTAGTGCAAATTCGAAAATACTTTACATATTAAACAATACTAAACATATTAAAGACATTATAAACACAGGTAACAATCACCATTACAGGCGAATGTTTCATGCATTCTTGTTATATGCCTGAGgcacatttttttcaattttaaagcTTAAAGTGcacaaaaacaaattaaataaatatcaatttacATCGTTTGTATTTGTTCAATCATATCTCCCACATATCGTCTTGCTTCCATTATTCCTTCTTCCTCCATAGAAGATCCCAGTATATAAGACGAGCATCGAATTGGAATGAAATAGAATGTTGCTTCTTCCGCAGtctaaacaaaataaaaaaaaattctatatgaAATTCTCTACATACATAGGCCTACTTCTTACTTAGTAGCTAACcatttcaatttgaatattattatacaaCAAAATGTAGGAATCGATAACAAATGCCATGTAGGTGCATTGCTCCTCACAGGCATATGTATTGCAAAACAACTCCAATTTATAACACATATATGCTGAATGTGAAATACAGATCAGAATATTGTAACAAGAAGATCAGATTCACTATTAACGACATTCAACTTTTGACATACCCTGTATGTAATCTGTACAGAATAAGCatgaatttatattaaaaaagtattcaTCATTACCCTTGTTCGGAAATGAGACTTGAGGAGCTGGTCAATCACTGCCCTTTCTACTCCATATCCTCCACTGCGGACCGTTCTGAGCTTTTGCCCAATGTTGGTGTCATAAATGTAAATCTGAATGTTCAaagtttatattatatttattattgaagaGTCAATATTTGTCAAACTAATTCTTAGAAAATATGGGAAATGTTTTACAACCTTCATCATCTTAGTTGAGAATGTGACAAACGATTatctctgaacaaggccctgtatgAGCAGTCACAGATATCAAATGATATGTTAGGAGCTACTGATATTTGAAAGACCAGTGTCTTTCCAGGTTCTGCACTGCCGTACGCTGCTGTTCCGCATGGGATTGAAAACCGAGATGCAATCTTCGATGCCAACAAAGTTAAGTCACTCGGTTTAGCCACTCGCAATGCAAAAAGAGCTTACCAATGGTTTTATAATATAATGAGTGTTGGGCATGCAAATAGTATTTGATCACGTTAACAttgaaattgagaaaaatattcaTCAATGAAAGTATATTCAGCTCTGTTGTTAGCTATAGTGGCCGTGTTCAAATCTAGAACTAAATCTAACCTTcattttatttaacatttcGCTGTAGTCATCAGAATAACCAGATGATGAATAAACTTCAGAGTTGCTTTTCTATAAATTAAAATGGGTTCGGTTAAATCATAATAGAGAATAATGcttaaatatattaacaagaaGGCTaaacatcatataaaatattctCACTTATCATGTGAAAGTATTCGAATGAATTAAAAGATTGGGTAAAATAACAGGTTCGATAGAAATCACACGGAAATTAGAAAAATGTAAGTGATAACTTTCTAGGGGCAGCAGACATCTTACTTAAAgtactgaaaatataaaattgactAGCTTATTACTTTCAGAGAGAAGCGATCTTTTCTTCAGCTTCAATCATACTTATATTTTGTGTATGGCAAAtaataaaagcataaaaaaattcttgcatttttattttctgaataagGACTCAGTTAGCCTAGATTAATAATGAGGATGACAAGCACTTACTGGTAAGCTTTTACTCTCcgattttatatataaatcagCAGGTCCAGATACACGAATAGAAACTCTAGTTTTCAGCCAACCATTACTGTTGAATCCTAAACATATCAATGATTGTTGCAAAAGTTTTTCAggaaaaacataatataacactGAGTACCGGTAGTTAAAAAGTCATCtagttttacaaattttatcttCTAATACTTTGTCTTAGTCTTTCTCAGCAAGTAGTTAACAGCACTAAGGAAAGAAAATTCATATCCTCGTCGTAAACTGCAAGTTTAGAGAGATTTACTGTGAGGCATAAATTTACAGAAGGAAATTTGCCGAATTGCAATGTATGAATTAAACCAGTCCACATAATCATTCTGATTCTTtctatattatcaaaataacCAACTTatagaaattattttatatttgtgtttgtGAAAATAGCGGGAGTCTcaattctgataaaaaaaagttgagtAGCGAAACAAATGTCtaactttaaaaaattgttgcttcaaaacaaatttcgaaCCTGCACAGCTTTCAAACAAATCACAAACTTTCTTCACAACTTCAAGATCTCTTGCTTGTACATGCATAAGATCCTACAAGAACAAAGCAAATACAAAAAGTTATATAAATGTCAGTTTTCCTAAGCACACTGATGAAAGTACTGATCTTACCTCTCCATTAACATCAGTGTGTCTTGTAACAGTATATGAATATTCTGCTAGATTTCCTGAAGAACATTGTTTCTGCATGCATTGTGATTGTGTCAACAATGGACTCTACATGGGTAAAATGTATAGTAATGGTAAGATTTGGTTTTTATAGAAATGAGTGTAATAGAAGAgcaaaaactttaaaaaagttACACTATTGTAGATTGATATTATTAAAAGTTGACACTGAAActaatttccaaattttatattgctttcataCAACAACTTTACTTGAATATACCGTAATAGATTGATTGGTAAAGAATAAATATTAACACAGTTAGTTTTATAATTGGAAcactttttgtaaaaatttcaaaaatgaaagtCCTGTAcccacaatttttattttagtcacATCTTTTATGACGATCTCTAGAAATGATTTGTGACTTACTCATTTACAATGAActataaagtataaaataattttaattctaATCTCATTTCCAATAAaatcttatttaaaaataaattccatttgaaacATTTGCTATGACTACTGGACAACTAGCCAATTCAAACACATGCAAAAAACACAATTAGGTAGTTCAAATCCTAATTTGTTAGTATCCAAAAGTTACAACAATTTATGATTATCATTCTTGGTCAACTCAGGTTAGGTTTGATtttgataagaaaaaaaaaatttaagagcaATATTTTCCATTACACAACAGGAATTGTACATTTATTTGCAACGATATTCCAGTATCAAGACATGAACAAAAGGCgttgaagaaaagtattaaatttaaaaatgaattaaattaaaacaatatgaacaaaaatttttcaaaaaaatggtCCCAATTTATTCCATTTCGATAGACTGTCAGTATGTGTCTGTCGTGGCATGGGCCTATTACATCAATATATAAGTGGCTTAAATTCTATCGTTCTGTGATCTTCATTTTTTGATTTGCTTAATATTGCTAGGTAACTCCTTAAAATGTACTACTATATAATACGTGTTTATTTCACAGATCTGGCATTATAGAtcgaaaacagtgaaaatagTAGATTTGCTACACAATTTATCTATCTTATATCTAAATCATCAGTAAATTTGATTTATCATTAATTGTATTAAACATCACTCAAAATATTCAGATTAAATGATCACCTCATCTTCAAACTCGTCACAACCATTGTCATAATCACAAGATTGTGATGTTATACCCTTGAAAATTGAGTAACAATAAAGTATGGCAAATAGACTGGGATAAATCACATCAGGCTGTCAAGATTGGTTTGCAGCTCAAAAGGGCCTAAGCTATAATGTTATACAGATAATATTGTTCAGGGATAATTCTCAAAGAGTACTCAATTTTAAAGTGTCTAGTAACACTGTAACAGAGTAAGGTAATATGGGCCCAGTCTAGATTGTGTGACAAGTGCATGCCCGAGAGAGCTGAGCTTTTTTTAAATGCACCTGGTTCCCAAACTTCGATAAAACTCTGCTGAAATTATTGTTATCACACATTGCAGCATTGTATGCTTGTGGCTGTCATAATGCCATTGATATTTGCTTGAGGCTGTCaggtatttataatattttattcccATATGGAATGCAAATTATTGTTTTTAGTCTGTAAGTACCGTGTGTCAGTACCGTACGTACCTTCCCAAAGAAAATCAGCAATACGAGAACAGTTGTGATGACCACCGAGAATACCAGTATTAATGCATGGCGATTACTAGCCACTTTTTCAGATTCTCTCCTGTTGACACGTTCATTAATGTTATGTTTCTGCATGTCGATCCTAATCATTCATTTCAACACCATATTCTGACAGCAGAACGTAATCGCAAACTAATCGCAGATTACCGTGATGCAGCCAACGACCAGCTGATTGATAGTAAATCTCCACACCCGGCTCTTTACATCTCCAGCCGACTGTTGCTGTACGACAAGAAATATAACATACCGTATATCcaggggcgtgccaaacttttctgctgcccagggcgagtttctgataatgctgccccttatccctaacttaaaaaaatatttcgggGGTTAAACAGAATATAGATGTCGTCatacatgaaaataaattaaaggtcaagtaagagtgaaatgtttgtattaatCAATAAACTAAACTAAACAACACGTATACGATTTAACTCATGTATTAACAAAAAGCAAGTCACTTATTTATATGTCAAATCGCCACTTAGCTGTTAACAAATGTGTGAACGACAGCCTCTTCCACCTCGCTCGTCAGGAATTTCTTTTTGATGCTAATCGAAGAGAAATGGGCAAGCGCTAATTTGACATCGAATAcctcaaatatgtttttatctGTTTCAACTTGGAGAAAGATCATTCGCAACTAGCAATTGAGTATTCGATTGTAAATAATAAACGATATGCAATGCAAAAAGCGGGAAAAACTTCCCAGCTAAGCTCAATCGAATAAGAAAAAAATCTTTAgcatttttttggaaaatttctGTTCCAACTTCGGAAAAGCGTTACAGTATACGATTTGCCAGCCGAACAGACAGATTTTctggcatggttgtaaacatgaCCTCGTTTTCCCGTGCAATTTGTTAGTTTTTGTTTATGTTGCGGAAATTTCAGTACGAATGAAATATAACTTAATTATTCTGtcttttaataattatttacagtaatcaaaagttaactaacagttgaggttgcgtgaaacttaactacctttccttgctctatatGCCTTcgcgcaggtggatccgtatgcgtattacgcaaggatgctgtaacaagagtgtaaatggctattcaattcaagagtcttgctgcacacgaacacaaatatatttctgtaacgtttcgatAGGTAAATTGGAGACCTTTAGGAGATGTCCCTGTTGCTACGAAGTGCTTTAGGCTCCGCTTGTGGTGTTGTAGTCTGGTTTCTTTCAGtgtaattttcttcaaattgttgAAGTCCTTTTTGTGATGTTTGTAGATTcgacgaaatgttacagaaatatgtttgtgttcgtgtgcagcaagactcttgaactGAATAGAACAATCAAAAGTTAgtttagaaatagctgtgatataGATCGGTACTTTTTAATAACAGGGTTGCCAATTTGGAACTAAATGATTGTTTGAGACATTATATTAGCCAGTTTAAGGCGTAAACtagcgaaaccactcttaaaatgaGTGTTAAAGTGTTAATTAAAATGAATGTTGCAATTAATAAATCTAGGTAGAGacggtcggggaaacatccattgttgACTCATCATTACCACAGTCAGTCGCACAATACTAAACACATAATGTCAGCTTTtgattaataaaacaaacaaacaaaaaatatgtctTATGTGTAATAACGCAGACTCAACATCTTGGTTCTGCTGCCCCCTACAACGTGCTGCCCGGGCGGCCGCCCCTCTCGCCCCCCTCTAGGCGCGACACTCGTTTTTTGACACGAAATGTGCGTATGGATCGTTTTTTCTATGTGTTGCTGTTCATAATTTTGGTGTTGGTATTTTCTTCCTatcgttataaaaaaaaaacgctttccTTTTtattactggatcaattgcaTCGACATATTTTTTGCTCGTATTTTTCGCTGGAAGGCGAGTCGTCGTCAAAAATTACGCATCATGTACGGGTAGCACCAAAGCCTGATGTAGCCTATATACCTATATatagctaatttatttatttttttctgattattatTGTCCAAACCCCattgaatttagttttcagTTCAGTATAAATTTCCATCACATTATTCTGGCCActttaaattgttttatttaacgAATGCAACACCGGACACCACCACGGGGTCTGTTTAGGCCTGTTTAAATGACGCCTGGAGCGCACGGGACGCATAGTAAGCAAATGCTTAGCCTACCCGTACTATTTCGTTTTTGACAcgatggatcgttttgttataatGTTATTGTTGTACTTTTTGTAGTTAGTCCAGTATTTTAAAATCGTTGGTTTTTATCTATTCATTGCTCCATTGTCGTACCGGCACATCtatgaatcaaaaaaaaaacagaataccagtatatttttaaatacactGATTAAATGGATTCTCAAAAATGAATAGCACATTTTTGTAGCGTTCATGTCGTCTTTCTACTTTTCAATGAAAACACAACTGATGAGCGCTTGaatgtaaataataataaattctcTACAGTCTtcagcaggggtcaccaaactacggcccgcggatcggatccggcccgcggcgtcatttcatccggcccgcaataacacgcaaaaaagactaaatttttttcaatgggCGATTTTTCCGAGCATCgccttccttgtttatttcgtaacattgaccaatcagcaagatacaaaaaacggcgctcctgaagtatgtgcaccaagatggcgcacaatctggaccctaacctggtacacatactaggcTATGCTCAgttgtccgctatcttggtgcacatacttctagagctcctgaaaaaagtgacgtaataataggtcttttcgcatccgctcagacacttttgtcaccctgacagattttcagtcgtggttgtaaacaatacttcatttttgcgactttgaatgctattcgttagtttttggttgtgtttcagaaatttaagtatgaatcaattAAGTCAATCAGCATTTGCCTCCTcaggagttgtagttttaatagtagcaatgaaaattagtctagaaatagctgtgacaaaataggctaaaattctttaccgctACGCAACGTTTCCTGCGAAAGATGCACTTGTACACTTGTGGtgcgtgctttcgacgaaactgtttaccTTTCTTGTggtaaaataaacgtcgaatgtgcattttgcgctaacagttctgtaatccctcgcgtactgctccaatttcacaagtcacactaacttttgtactgcttaaaagcggatattcatgtaggtgtGTTACAAAGAAATTGGAGTTTATccgatttgaataaaaactgcgccagtggatagatctgattgaaaataaaaaaaaacaataccaagtttataaaaaatggtCAATAAATAAcagagatatcggaattttagtacggCGCGATAGGCCAATTTTTTCCttaatgattgtattacttttttgataaaatctgtaataaatatgtaaaagaacacatatcaattactaatctttcgatgtgcgtcacatctatggaatattgagattatttcaggattttattctggcaacggttaTTGACACCATCAAtggatcgtcgcaaataaacgctggagttgtgcatgatagtttgacagtggttcattgtgggtaataattaccgatgttctgattgtacaaacttcataaaaattggtaagtattaagttaggaaagaaatacacacgtccatataaattttattggtgcccatagacaatatcattaatttgcactacgtataactggagcgtactttttaaaagcgtcgaatgttgggaaatttatgcgctaatgaaagaGAACCAAATACTAGATgataattgtttattttatctaaattatgtcaaaattccATGgaattagttttattacgagttcggggcctagccaagtgactctcgtagttttgtacctgaaaattatggcctaacctggtacacatactacgttccgatggcCGTCGTCTTGGTACTTCGGTAGTACCCCCACGTGTTCCACCTTAACCCCCAAATAAcgatcatttcaatattatgttgttctttaacacgtttttaaaaagtcgcttttctctttgattacagGATCggttgctttgaaattttcagtagttgaagattgattttttgccagaaggctgtCACTTTCACTTCTTTTAAAAAATTcggtggacttcaagagattcgtttttttatgtgtcaaaataaaaaatagcgacaccttgtgacgtgtccatatatttgagcatagctctcttgttattgaAGTGCGTTTCGAGGAATAAAAACTGTTTATCCGGGGAAATTTTGCATGCGCGGGAATTTTCGTCAGCGTTtagttttatcaaaaatcatGCTTCGACTTTAGATGCATGCTTTTGTTCACCGTTGATTCTGGATTTGGCCTAACAATCACAGGAAATGGTTACAAAACCCCGGTTTGGGGATCGATATATACGATAGAACGTACGAGTAATCGTAGTTGGTTTGCTCTCGTTGATTTGCTTTCTTTGTATCAAATTAATTTAAGACCTGGCTGATCGGCGTTGATAAGATAATATCATTTAATCATTCTaaacaatacaaataaaaattattcgtTAACGCTATataaatgaaatgttttgactttgccaatttgtatatttatggtttaaaaaatacagaaaatcgGCGGTTACCAATCTTTGACGGTCTTGTTACATGCATGCCGACTCTTGCGTGCATAAGGGTGGCATAGattacataacgatcgtttcaatattatgttgttgttcttgtttttcttctccttcgtcatgatgaaatcgcctttctcttcgaatactggtccaattgctttgaaattttcagtagttaaagattgattttgaAGACACATGACAAATTTTTCTGACGTATTTCCTCggtattttttacaaatatttcgcGATTTTTATAATGCGATTCTACTTTCCCGAAGTTGGAATCATCCAGATTGAACTTTTTTACTCGATATCAAACAGTTCAACAATGCCTGAGTCAAAAAATAACCAATTGATCACTGAACGATATTGTTTAATGCTTGTTTCTATTTGGAATATCCTTATTAGGAAAACCATCTTGCATTAGACCCGAAAACTAACAGCAAGATAAGTACAATGTTTTTAAGTACATGTTCTTCAGTACAAATTTCTTTGATTATGTGCGTAATAAATCACTACAGAATCTGAGGTGTCTCAGAATTGTTGTGTGACACTTGTCCCATTGGGGCACCTGGGACAAGTGGGGCGCGTGCGACAAGGGACAAGTAAGTCAAATgataatttattcattattgaGAATCGATTGCCAAAGTGTTGTCATTTTTCTGTACGAATCTCGTAAACGATAAGCGAGTTTTTCATGTTATCTTCATTCACCCGGTAAAGTGACGACTGTatgcgtaaataaatatattgccatccatatatatatagtcgATTTTATGACAATCAGtcgatagtttttttttttttaagcaCGAAACGTCGGCATAAGTTTGCACATTTTCATCTATAGAAATAATTTGTTGGATTGTTTGTTTACATGCCGGCTCACTCATCAGTCATCACACGCACATCCGCTATTCAGTTCACTATTTTGTTTGTAAGTAATTGCATGTAATTTGATTATGAAGTTAGACGCCTGAATAATGGATAACCGTTCATGTTTATGTTGCAATTTGTTTTCTTACTTCTTCGGTGGGTGAACGCGTTTAATATgttataaacttatttttagGGTTTGTCTACTTCCCAGATTCTTCTCCTTTCTCTGttttgtgtattgttttatttttttgcaaatgaatcaaaataaaatgtttatgttGCAATTTGTTTTCTTACTTCTTCGGTGGGTGAACGCGTTTAATATgttataaacttatttttagGGTTTGTCTACTTCCCAGATTCTTCTCCTTTCTCTGttttgtgtattgttttatttttttgcaaatgaatcaaaataaaatatatctatCTATCCTAAATactttatttacttttattctAAACATGCATCAATTTCGGGTTTAACAATTCAGCGCcgtacaataaaaaaatgcttGCGCTGGCTGCAGCGGTCATGAATGATTCAATCAAGTGAAGTGGCCTGTTTCGCGTGTCAGTTAGATGGCCAAGTCGTCTTAGTAGtgttaatcatttttatttcattgtgcCTTCCGAATCGATGAGTTTGGAGATATATTCAAAGCATGATTTAAATGTTTGGATGATTGCTGACAATagtgttttttattttccattatTATTTAATGGCTGGGCTATAAATTTATaaactgcagtattttagaatatttctATTGAACTACAGTTCAATATTATCACATTGTTCTAGCATTTTTATTTCCCGATAATTGCTCGACTTAATTAAAGGACAATAGAATTAGTGTACTATCAACGAAAGAATTTCTATAGAATTACGTCAACAAAAATGAAGTGAATGTATGAACAGTgatgtttttaatttatgtttgttatggagttttcgaaataaactatctatctatctatgtTGCCATTACGctcttcaaactttttgttaGGGCCAATGATAAATACCTTTAACCGCAATACTCAGCAGGACAACCACACTTTTAGATCTCTAGTTAGCTCCGTGATACTACATCACTctaacaacaatttaacattcGTGGATGCTACTCACggcaaaattataaatttagcAACGTCTGTTGCTGCAACATCTCATAGATTCCTAAATTACTATCGTGTAAGTCTATTACTACTTTACAATTAATAACAATTGGAATGACGTAAACAGtacttttattaataattcATCTCATATTTGAGCTACATTTAATGATGTACATTTAAATGAATAGGAAATCTTTTCAGTTCATTTGAATAATGCATGCACCACTATAAATAATAGATAATGCTTTAACAACTACAAAAATCAAAAcgccaaattttcattttatccgTTTGGATTtccacaatatattttttaacatcAAATGTTTTGCAGTTAACATCAAAACAGCGCAAGCCAATTTCACAgagaattattcaaaattttaatccCTTGATGGGAGATAGTAATTCAGTTTAACATTTCCAAGTTACAATTCATAATAGAAATTTGCTGAAACCTGGTTATGgataaaatttaaacatatgACTGCATTACATTGTTcgaatttttgcaaaaattactGTGGTGATATTTTTATCGATGAAAGATAATTTCACGCCCTATTATCCAATTTACTGGTTaactatttaaataaatttcatctaaaaaaatatagtaTAGGTGAACCCTCACTACGAAAACTGTGTAGTTGATACATCAAAACTTTTGAGGTTATACCGTTTTGCATCAGAATATTTGATTCAAGTCATTATTGATGGCCcgcaaacattttttgaaaacaacCCAATTTTCTCACTTTTAGAAAGATACTATCTAACAACGTGTATTTTATGGCAAAAATTTCACTGTATCAAAAACCAATTTTTGTTatcattttgattatttttaatttttgtgctTACTGTAATTATTGTCTTCtgactacatatatatatatatgtgtgtcaAGGTTCTCTGGTGGGATGCAGTAAAAAATTCTGCTATGTCAAAATATTAagtcggcgctccagaagtatgtgtactaatatggacgtaactaattttgtttgcgcACTCtacaacaagttgtgtaaagggactgaaacctatgagtatattcacttggctaacacaggcagtccccgaactcgtaacagaactaaaataaggaaaatcggaataaaattatgccccgaccctaacctggtacacatactacaggagtatcatTAAGTCATACCGCCACACCGTCAATTCATCAATGTTCCAGTGCTTTGTATCTGTTTTGAGTATTTTAGTATATTATAAGTATACATTTAGTAACAGACGTATATTTAACATGAATA
Encoded here:
- the LOC120345089 gene encoding uncharacterized protein LOC120345089 isoform X2 produces the protein MIRIDMQKHNINERVNRRESEKVASNRHALILVFSVVITTVLVLLIFFGKSPLLTQSQCMQKQCSSGNLAEYSYTVTRHTDVNGEDLMHVQARDLEVVKKVCDLFESCAGFNSNGWLKTRVSIRVSGPADLYIKSESKSLPKSNSEVYSSSGYSDDYSEMLNKMKIYIYDTNIGQKLRTVRSGGYGVERAVIDQLLKSHFRTRTAEEATFYFIPIRCSSYILGSSMEEEGIMEARRYVGDMIEQIQTMYPYWRRSAGADHFYACSHDIGAGIGKDLLKNAIALVNTADYEDPYFIPHKDISLPPNTMHGPGSLPTVGKGGSDIDPKSRKILAFFAGNLASGRIRPTIQNHFFNDPDFTIIDREVSWSAYLNYLKQSKFCLVPRGREVWSPRLMDAVFYGCIPVILSDHYHLPLQGIVNWSEFSVIVPESQVAKLKSILLNIPDSKIAAMQNVLKRVYIHFVWNNPAQPHDAFYSVMYQLWKRRDVVRYSRK
- the LOC120345089 gene encoding uncharacterized protein LOC120345089 isoform X1: MIRIDMQKHNINERVNRRESEKVASNRHALILVFSVVITTVLVLLIFFGKGITSQSCDYDNGCDEFEDESPLLTQSQCMQKQCSSGNLAEYSYTVTRHTDVNGEDLMHVQARDLEVVKKVCDLFESCAGFNSNGWLKTRVSIRVSGPADLYIKSESKSLPKSNSEVYSSSGYSDDYSEMLNKMKIYIYDTNIGQKLRTVRSGGYGVERAVIDQLLKSHFRTRTAEEATFYFIPIRCSSYILGSSMEEEGIMEARRYVGDMIEQIQTMYPYWRRSAGADHFYACSHDIGAGIGKDLLKNAIALVNTADYEDPYFIPHKDISLPPNTMHGPGSLPTVGKGGSDIDPKSRKILAFFAGNLASGRIRPTIQNHFFNDPDFTIIDREVSWSAYLNYLKQSKFCLVPRGREVWSPRLMDAVFYGCIPVILSDHYHLPLQGIVNWSEFSVIVPESQVAKLKSILLNIPDSKIAAMQNVLKRVYIHFVWNNPAQPHDAFYSVMYQLWKRRDVVRYSRK